A genome region from Micromonospora peucetia includes the following:
- a CDS encoding MFS transporter — protein sequence MRGRLGTLTALYVTQYLGIGFITVGLTAILRDGGTSLDTLALLQFVGLVWPVKFLWAPLLDRYGSRHRGHYRSWLLALQGGLVLALLALLPFDRPAGQLGPVVAICVAYVFLSATQDIAVDAVAVRLLSERSRGTGNGIQVAASYVGNLLGGGACVVVYDRFGWVPAILLLAGLTAVGLLVVWRFREPERTDRVASAGQAYRALLSVLGQPGCRRWTFGVVPLVYVGAGATYALVTPALVDAGWSLARVGVVTGVVTSLPAIVAGLVAGAAIGRLGRGRVLVAGGVALALSTAMLLPLMNGRAPLGGTVAALCCFMAAYTIANVVLYTVNMDYSRPGTGGTDFTVLSSFGLVCSFVAAAVALAAADAFGYPTVAVASVVLVALGVLLGLGHQRRFRRPSDVLPGGRKLAEVPG from the coding sequence GTGAGAGGTCGGCTCGGTACCCTCACCGCGCTCTACGTCACGCAGTACCTCGGCATCGGCTTCATCACCGTCGGGCTGACCGCCATCCTGCGCGACGGCGGCACCTCCCTCGACACGCTGGCGCTGCTCCAGTTCGTCGGCCTGGTCTGGCCGGTCAAGTTCCTCTGGGCGCCGCTCCTCGACCGGTACGGCTCCCGCCACCGCGGCCACTACCGGTCGTGGCTGCTGGCGCTTCAGGGTGGCCTGGTGCTGGCCCTACTGGCCCTGCTGCCGTTCGACCGCCCGGCCGGGCAGCTCGGCCCGGTCGTCGCGATCTGCGTCGCGTACGTGTTCCTCTCCGCGACGCAGGACATCGCCGTCGACGCCGTCGCCGTCCGGCTGTTGTCCGAGCGGTCGCGGGGGACCGGAAACGGCATCCAGGTCGCCGCGAGCTACGTCGGCAACCTGCTCGGTGGCGGCGCCTGCGTGGTCGTCTACGACCGGTTCGGCTGGGTGCCCGCGATCCTGCTGCTCGCCGGGCTGACCGCCGTCGGCCTGCTGGTGGTGTGGCGGTTCCGGGAGCCGGAGCGCACCGACCGGGTCGCCAGCGCCGGGCAGGCCTACCGGGCGCTGTTGTCCGTGCTCGGTCAGCCCGGCTGTCGCCGGTGGACCTTCGGCGTGGTGCCGCTGGTCTACGTCGGAGCCGGCGCGACGTACGCCCTCGTGACGCCGGCGCTGGTCGACGCTGGCTGGTCGCTGGCGCGGGTCGGTGTGGTGACCGGCGTGGTGACCAGCCTGCCGGCCATCGTGGCCGGTCTGGTCGCCGGGGCGGCGATCGGCCGGCTCGGGCGCGGCCGGGTGCTCGTCGCCGGGGGAGTGGCGCTCGCGTTGTCCACGGCGATGCTGCTGCCGTTGATGAACGGCCGGGCCCCGCTCGGCGGCACGGTCGCCGCCCTCTGCTGCTTCATGGCCGCCTACACGATCGCCAACGTCGTGCTCTACACGGTCAACATGGACTACTCCCGGCCCGGCACGGGCGGCACGGACTTCACGGTGCTGTCCTCGTTCGGGCTGGTCTGCTCGTTCGTGGCGGCCGCCGTCGCGCTGGCCGCAGCCGACGCGTTCGGCTACCCCACGGTCGCGGTGGCCTCGGTCGTCCTGGTGGCGCTCGGCGTCCTGCTGGGCCTCGGGCACCAGCGGCGGTTCCGGCGTCCGTCCGATGTGCTGCCGGGCGGGCGGAAGTTGGCGGAGGTGCCCGGCTGA
- a CDS encoding siderophore-interacting protein yields MKRNWEALVLKAMGGRDFRLTVLGTEAVGEHYRRLRVDGGGLLEACGVHPTMWVRLWFDNDGRSHQRAYTLVDPDPETGRFDLEFAIHDGCAARWAAAAQVGDTIDATVQGTTFSLPDPAPRHLYLIGDAASLPAVNSLLAAAPDVPATVWLEYAHEGEKELAPRAQAGHDVTWVPRRDEGQHLVETVCAALPAAEDAHYWVACEAASTRGITRHVRRNLGVGKHQLTSLAYWSAR; encoded by the coding sequence GTGAAGCGAAACTGGGAAGCCCTGGTGCTCAAGGCGATGGGGGGCCGCGACTTCCGGCTGACGGTGCTCGGCACCGAGGCCGTCGGCGAGCACTACCGCCGGCTGCGGGTGGACGGCGGCGGGCTGCTGGAGGCGTGCGGCGTGCACCCCACCATGTGGGTCCGGCTGTGGTTCGACAACGACGGCAGGTCGCACCAGCGCGCGTACACCCTTGTCGACCCGGACCCGGAGACCGGCCGGTTCGACCTGGAGTTCGCCATCCACGACGGGTGCGCCGCCCGCTGGGCCGCCGCCGCGCAGGTCGGCGACACCATCGACGCCACCGTGCAGGGCACCACGTTCAGCCTGCCGGACCCCGCCCCGCGGCACCTGTACCTGATCGGCGACGCCGCCTCGCTTCCGGCGGTGAACAGCCTGCTCGCCGCGGCCCCGGACGTCCCGGCGACGGTCTGGCTGGAGTATGCCCACGAGGGCGAGAAGGAGCTGGCGCCGCGTGCCCAGGCCGGGCACGACGTCACCTGGGTGCCGCGCCGCGACGAGGGCCAGCACCTGGTCGAGACCGTCTGCGCGGCCCTGCCCGCCGCCGAGGACGCCCACTACTGGGTGGCCTGCGAGGCGGCCAGCACGCGCGGCATCACCAGGCACGTACGGCGGAACCTGGGCGTCGGCAAGCACCAGCTCACCTCGCTCGCCTACTGGAGCGCCAGGTGA
- a CDS encoding penicillin acylase family protein, with amino-acid sequence MTFPVAGGTTAHPPHAATTGIHRDRWGIPHLRAGTVDGLARLQGRVAAVDRAWQIEVERWRSEGRLAEHVGPAELGWDRFARRARLDDTARRCFERLAPATQRWVTAYVDGVNDGLAEGAAAAPEFAAVDCTPGRWRPWSPLGVFLVQHVLFSTFPNKLWHAHVAAALGPSATELFAVEGPGGSGSNAWAVPGDPATGRAPVVAGDPHRILELPGIYQQVRLACPEFDVLGFAFPGVPGLPHFGHAGEVAWAVTNAMADYQDLYREELRHDGERVLVREADGWAPAHRHVERIEVRGGEPESVEVIETPRGPVVDHDRGTGEAISLRTPSRVEQRLGFDALLPLLRARSADDVADALRDWVEPVNSVLVADRGGTVHQLVAGLVPLRDDRCRREPVPGGDPRYRWQGGYAEPRRTAVDGLAVCANDRRPDVTDLGTGFAPPHRARRIRALLADGARADAVHMDTRLEAGALRGVLDRVDPDGLSQPARRLRDRLTRWDGHMRADSADAGAWAAWRAALARRLYDHPCLRPLRDTPSAFDGLFAPWTDPLSRIGHALDGVATGLHRLGGDIGPVAAGALEDVAAGDPPGPWGGRHVLHPVHLGVEAAVDEAVRAMRERVKLAGDSDCVLATSSVPGVSDTCWRGPVARYVWDLTDRADSRWIVPFGASGRPGDPHFDDQLPLWADGELVPVVTDWRELTREPGDATP; translated from the coding sequence TTGACATTCCCTGTGGCAGGCGGCACGACCGCCCATCCGCCCCACGCGGCGACGACCGGTATCCATCGTGACCGGTGGGGAATCCCGCACCTGCGCGCCGGCACCGTCGACGGCCTCGCCCGATTGCAGGGACGGGTCGCCGCCGTCGACCGGGCCTGGCAGATCGAGGTCGAGCGGTGGCGCTCGGAGGGCCGGCTCGCCGAACACGTCGGCCCCGCCGAGCTGGGCTGGGACAGGTTCGCCCGCCGGGCCCGCCTCGACGACACCGCCCGGCGCTGCTTCGAGCGGCTCGCCCCCGCCACCCAGCGGTGGGTCACCGCCTATGTGGACGGGGTCAACGACGGGCTCGCCGAGGGTGCCGCAGCGGCACCCGAGTTCGCCGCGGTCGACTGCACCCCGGGCCGGTGGCGGCCGTGGTCGCCGCTTGGTGTCTTCCTCGTCCAGCACGTGCTCTTCTCCACCTTCCCCAACAAGCTGTGGCACGCCCACGTCGCCGCCGCCCTCGGCCCGTCGGCGACCGAACTGTTCGCCGTCGAGGGCCCCGGCGGATCGGGCAGCAACGCCTGGGCCGTGCCCGGCGACCCGGCCACCGGGCGGGCGCCGGTCGTCGCCGGCGACCCGCACCGCATCCTCGAACTTCCCGGCATCTACCAGCAGGTGCGCCTCGCCTGCCCCGAGTTCGACGTGCTCGGCTTCGCGTTCCCCGGGGTCCCCGGCCTCCCCCACTTCGGACATGCCGGCGAGGTCGCCTGGGCCGTCACCAACGCCATGGCCGACTACCAAGACCTCTACCGCGAGGAGTTGCGCCACGACGGCGAGCGGGTCCTGGTCCGCGAGGCGGACGGCTGGGCGCCGGCACACCGCCACGTCGAGCGGATCGAGGTCCGCGGCGGCGAGCCGGAGTCCGTCGAGGTGATCGAGACGCCGCGCGGCCCGGTGGTCGACCACGACCGGGGCACCGGCGAGGCGATCAGTCTGCGCACCCCCAGCCGGGTCGAGCAGCGGCTGGGCTTCGACGCGCTGCTGCCGCTGCTGCGCGCCCGCAGCGCCGACGACGTCGCCGACGCGCTGCGCGACTGGGTCGAGCCGGTCAACAGCGTCCTCGTCGCCGATCGGGGCGGAACGGTCCACCAGTTGGTGGCCGGGCTCGTCCCGCTGCGCGACGACCGGTGCCGCCGGGAACCGGTGCCCGGCGGGGATCCGCGGTACCGGTGGCAGGGCGGCTACGCCGAGCCACGGCGCACCGCCGTCGACGGGCTCGCGGTCTGTGCCAACGACCGTCGCCCCGACGTCACGGACCTCGGCACCGGCTTCGCCCCGCCGCACCGCGCCCGCCGCATCCGCGCCCTGCTCGCCGACGGCGCCCGGGCGGACGCCGTACACATGGACACCCGGCTGGAGGCCGGGGCGCTGCGCGGCGTGCTCGACCGGGTCGACCCCGACGGGCTCAGCCAGCCGGCGCGGCGCCTGCGGGACCGGCTGACCAGGTGGGACGGGCACATGCGGGCTGACAGCGCCGACGCCGGCGCCTGGGCCGCCTGGCGTGCGGCCCTGGCCCGCCGGCTGTACGACCACCCCTGCCTGCGCCCGCTGCGCGACACCCCGAGCGCGTTCGACGGCCTGTTCGCGCCGTGGACCGACCCGCTGTCCCGCATCGGCCACGCCCTCGACGGGGTGGCCACCGGGCTGCACCGCCTCGGCGGCGACATCGGCCCGGTGGCGGCCGGGGCACTCGAGGACGTCGCTGCGGGCGACCCACCCGGGCCGTGGGGCGGGCGACACGTGCTGCACCCCGTCCACCTCGGGGTGGAGGCGGCGGTCGACGAGGCGGTGCGGGCCATGCGGGAGCGGGTCAAGCTGGCCGGCGACTCCGACTGCGTACTGGCCACGTCGAGCGTGCCCGGGGTGTCCGACACGTGCTGGCGGGGCCCGGTGGCCCGCTACGTGTGGGACCTGACCGACCGCGCGGACAGCCGCTGGATCGTCCCCTTCGGTGCCTCCGGGCGCCCCGGCGACCCGCACTTCGACGACCAACTGCCACTGTGGGCCGACGGCGAACTGGTCCCGGTGGTCACCGACTGGCGAGAACTCACCCGAGAACCAGGAGACGCGACACCGTGA
- a CDS encoding GNAT family N-acetyltransferase, giving the protein MTHQEKIPDFGELSLVVLDPKAHAELVHGWVTEPRAAFWGMGSHSVDEVREIYEFVDSLATHHAYLIMLDGTPIGLFQTYQPEADPVGERYVVRPGDVGMHLLLAPGRRPPKGLTTAIGPALARFLFADPTRLRIVVEPDVRNERALERLRREGFTFADEIDMPDKRAQLAFLTRDRFESDHTVPA; this is encoded by the coding sequence GTGACCCACCAGGAGAAGATCCCCGACTTCGGCGAGCTGTCGCTCGTCGTGCTGGACCCGAAGGCCCACGCGGAACTGGTGCACGGTTGGGTGACCGAGCCCCGGGCGGCGTTCTGGGGCATGGGGTCACACTCGGTCGACGAGGTGCGGGAGATCTACGAGTTCGTCGACAGTCTCGCCACCCACCACGCGTACCTGATCATGCTCGACGGCACACCGATCGGCCTGTTCCAGACCTACCAGCCGGAGGCGGACCCGGTCGGCGAGCGCTACGTCGTACGGCCCGGTGACGTCGGGATGCACCTGCTGCTCGCCCCCGGCAGGCGCCCGCCGAAGGGCCTCACCACGGCCATCGGTCCCGCGCTCGCCCGCTTCCTGTTCGCCGACCCCACCCGGCTGCGGATCGTCGTCGAGCCCGACGTGCGCAACGAGCGCGCGCTGGAGCGGCTGCGGCGGGAGGGCTTCACCTTCGCCGACGAGATCGACATGCCCGACAAGCGGGCCCAGCTGGCGTTCCTGACCCGGGACCGGTTCGAGTCGGACCACACCGTACCGGCCTGA
- a CDS encoding cellulase family glycosylhydrolase, which yields MEFRPRLSRRNLVMVGAVGALTIAASSLVPAPAAQAASGCAVTYSANSWQGGFTANITIKNLGDAVDGWTLGFTFPDAGQRVGQGWSATWSQTGTAVTARNVSWNGTLATGASTSIGFNGTWTAANPAPTAFTLNGTACTGATTPTTPPAPTTPPPTTPPPTTPPPTTPPPGGATPVAINGQLRVCGVNLCNQYGRPIQLRGMSTHGIQWFARCYNDASLDALADDWRADLLRIAMYVQEDGYETDPAGFTNRVNALVDEAEQRGMYALIDFHTLTPGDPMHNLDRAKTFFAAVSARNAAKKNVIYEIANEPNGVSWGTIKSYAEQVIPVIRANDPDAVVVVGTRGWSSLGVSDGSNANEIINNPVNAANVMYTFHFYAASHRDNYRAEVERAAARLPLFVTEFGTVDYTGDGGVDVASSNAWLDLLDRLKISYANWTYSDKAEGSAALRPGTCAGGTYTGPNVLTQSGALIRDRIRTPDNFPTA from the coding sequence ATGGAATTCCGTCCGCGCCTGTCCCGGCGCAACCTGGTCATGGTCGGCGCAGTCGGCGCGCTGACCATCGCGGCGTCGTCCCTCGTCCCGGCCCCTGCCGCGCAGGCCGCCAGCGGCTGCGCCGTCACGTACAGCGCCAACTCGTGGCAGGGCGGCTTCACCGCCAACATCACGATCAAGAACCTGGGCGACGCGGTCGACGGGTGGACGCTCGGCTTCACCTTCCCCGACGCCGGCCAGCGGGTCGGCCAGGGCTGGTCGGCGACCTGGAGCCAGACCGGCACCGCCGTCACCGCGCGCAACGTGAGCTGGAACGGCACGCTGGCGACCGGCGCGTCGACCAGCATCGGGTTCAACGGCACCTGGACCGCCGCCAACCCCGCGCCGACGGCGTTCACCCTCAACGGCACCGCGTGCACCGGCGCGACCACGCCGACCACCCCGCCGGCCCCCACGACGCCGCCGCCGACGACCCCACCCCCCACGACCCCGCCGCCGACCACTCCGCCGCCGGGCGGTGCGACCCCGGTCGCGATCAACGGACAACTGCGGGTGTGCGGGGTCAACCTGTGCAACCAGTACGGCCGGCCGATCCAACTGCGCGGCATGAGCACCCACGGCATCCAGTGGTTCGCCCGCTGCTACAACGACGCCTCACTGGACGCGCTGGCCGACGACTGGCGGGCCGACCTGCTGCGGATCGCCATGTACGTCCAGGAGGACGGCTACGAGACCGACCCGGCCGGGTTCACCAACCGGGTCAACGCCCTGGTCGACGAGGCCGAGCAGCGGGGCATGTACGCGTTGATCGACTTCCACACCCTGACGCCGGGCGACCCGATGCACAACCTGGACCGGGCCAAGACCTTCTTCGCCGCCGTCTCCGCCCGCAACGCCGCCAAGAAGAACGTCATCTACGAGATCGCCAACGAGCCCAACGGCGTCAGTTGGGGGACCATCAAGAGCTACGCCGAGCAGGTCATCCCGGTCATCCGCGCCAACGATCCGGACGCGGTGGTCGTGGTCGGCACCCGCGGCTGGTCCTCGCTGGGCGTCTCCGACGGCTCCAACGCCAACGAGATCATCAACAACCCGGTGAACGCCGCCAACGTCATGTACACGTTCCACTTCTACGCCGCGTCCCACCGGGACAACTACCGTGCCGAGGTGGAGCGGGCCGCCGCCCGGCTGCCGTTGTTCGTCACCGAGTTCGGCACGGTGGACTACACCGGTGACGGCGGGGTCGACGTCGCCAGCAGCAACGCCTGGCTCGACCTGCTGGACCGCCTGAAGATCAGCTATGCGAACTGGACCTACTCGGACAAGGCCGAGGGCAGCGCCGCGCTACGGCCGGGCACCTGCGCCGGCGGCACGTACACCGGCCCGAACGTGCTCACCCAGTCGGGCGCCCTGATCCGGGACCGCATCCGCACCCCGGACAACTTCCCCACCGCCTGA
- a CDS encoding S8 family peptidase, giving the protein MTFPRTHRRTLAAAASVFASAAMVTTMIGAPAAASATGEILSAGGATAVADSYIVVLKDTSVGGSAGTRQGEVKSTAGSLAARFGGSVGHVYGDALNGFEVKLSERAAKRLAAHPDVDYVEQNHSVSTMATQNNPPWGLDRIDQRALPLSRSYTYNSTGANVTAYIIDTGIRTSHADFAGQAVDGYDAIDNALPAADCNGHGTHVAGTVGGNTYGVAKNVQLVAVRVLNCQGSGTWAQVIAGINWVTSNHQAGQPAVANMSLGGSTNTALNTAVANSIADGISYAVASGNSNANACNFSPASVPTALTVNASQNNDARASFSNWGTCTDMFAPGVGVLSAWHTSNTATNSISGTSMAAPHVAGAAARVLSVNPGWTPAQVHSYLVGQATPNVITSPGTGSPNRLLYLAPTF; this is encoded by the coding sequence ATGACATTCCCCCGCACTCATCGGCGTACTCTCGCCGCTGCGGCCAGCGTGTTCGCCAGCGCCGCCATGGTCACCACCATGATCGGCGCCCCGGCGGCGGCCTCGGCCACCGGCGAGATCCTCAGCGCCGGTGGCGCGACCGCCGTGGCCGACAGCTACATCGTGGTACTCAAGGACACCAGCGTCGGCGGAAGCGCCGGCACCCGGCAGGGCGAGGTGAAGAGCACCGCGGGTTCGCTCGCCGCCCGCTTCGGCGGCAGCGTCGGCCACGTCTACGGTGACGCGCTCAACGGCTTCGAGGTGAAGCTGTCGGAGCGGGCCGCCAAGCGCCTCGCCGCGCACCCCGACGTCGACTACGTCGAGCAGAACCACAGCGTGTCGACCATGGCCACCCAGAACAACCCGCCGTGGGGCCTGGACCGCATCGACCAGCGGGCCCTGCCGCTCAGCCGTAGCTACACCTACAACAGCACCGGCGCCAACGTGACGGCGTACATCATCGACACCGGCATCCGGACCTCGCACGCCGACTTCGCCGGCCAGGCCGTCGACGGCTACGACGCGATCGACAACGCGCTGCCGGCCGCCGACTGCAACGGCCACGGCACGCACGTCGCGGGCACCGTCGGCGGCAACACCTACGGCGTGGCGAAGAACGTCCAACTGGTCGCCGTCCGCGTGCTGAACTGCCAGGGCAGCGGCACCTGGGCGCAGGTCATCGCCGGCATCAACTGGGTGACGTCGAACCACCAGGCGGGTCAGCCGGCGGTGGCGAACATGAGCCTCGGCGGCTCCACCAACACGGCCCTGAACACCGCGGTGGCGAACTCGATCGCCGACGGCATCAGCTACGCCGTGGCCTCCGGCAACTCGAACGCCAACGCCTGCAACTTCTCGCCGGCCTCCGTGCCGACGGCGCTGACCGTCAACGCGTCGCAGAACAACGACGCGCGGGCCTCGTTCTCCAACTGGGGCACCTGCACCGACATGTTCGCGCCGGGCGTGGGCGTCCTGTCGGCCTGGCACACCAGCAACACCGCCACCAACTCCATCAGCGGCACCTCGATGGCCGCGCCGCACGTCGCGGGTGCGGCTGCCCGGGTGCTCAGCGTCAACCCGGGCTGGACGCCCGCCCAGGTGCACTCGTACCTGGTCGGCCAGGCCACGCCCAACGTGATCACCAGCCCCGGCACCGGCTCGCCGAACCGCCTGCTCTACCTGGCTCCCACCTTCTGA
- a CDS encoding cellulose binding domain-containing protein: MLRRPLIHALLAALAALPLALVVGLTAPSPALPASAAPVRVMPLGDSITGSPGCWRAALWNRLQSTGHTDVDFVGTLGPQGCGQPYDGDNEGHGGYLVTNVANQNLLPGWLAATRPDIVLMHFGTNDAWSDIPPATILAAYGRLVEQMRASNPAMRVLVAKIIPMAPPTCPACGQRVVALNDAIDGWAAATGTPASPVVVVDQWTGFSTATDTYDGVHPNATGDQKMADRWYPALAAALGGVTPTPTASPTPTPTGPSIGCTASYRVVNQWQGGFQGEVTVRNSGATPVSGWTVRFVFADGQRISQSWNAQLAQSGAEVTARNTAWNGALAPGAQATFGFLGSTAGSTNVGAVSCTAT, translated from the coding sequence ATGCTCCGAAGGCCCCTGATCCATGCCCTGCTCGCCGCGCTGGCGGCGCTCCCCCTCGCCCTCGTCGTCGGGCTCACCGCCCCCTCCCCCGCCCTGCCGGCGTCCGCCGCACCGGTGCGGGTCATGCCGCTGGGCGACTCGATCACCGGCTCGCCCGGCTGCTGGCGTGCCGCGCTCTGGAACCGCCTCCAGTCCACCGGCCACACCGACGTCGACTTCGTCGGCACACTCGGCCCGCAGGGCTGCGGCCAGCCGTACGACGGCGACAACGAGGGACACGGCGGCTACCTGGTGACCAATGTGGCCAACCAGAACCTGCTACCTGGTTGGCTGGCCGCCACCCGGCCCGACATCGTCCTGATGCACTTCGGCACCAACGACGCGTGGAGCGACATCCCGCCCGCCACGATCCTCGCCGCGTACGGCAGGCTGGTGGAACAGATGCGGGCCAGCAACCCGGCGATGAGGGTCCTCGTCGCGAAGATCATCCCCATGGCGCCGCCCACGTGTCCGGCATGCGGCCAGCGGGTGGTGGCGCTCAACGACGCGATCGACGGCTGGGCGGCGGCGACCGGCACCCCGGCCTCGCCGGTGGTGGTGGTCGACCAGTGGACCGGGTTCAGCACGGCCACCGACACCTACGACGGCGTGCACCCGAACGCGACCGGCGACCAGAAGATGGCTGACCGGTGGTACCCGGCGCTGGCCGCGGCGCTGGGCGGCGTCACCCCGACCCCCACCGCGAGCCCCACGCCGACCCCCACCGGCCCGTCCATCGGTTGCACCGCCAGCTACCGGGTGGTCAACCAGTGGCAGGGCGGATTCCAGGGCGAGGTGACGGTCCGCAACTCCGGCGCCACGCCGGTCTCCGGCTGGACCGTGCGTTTCGTGTTCGCCGACGGCCAGCGGATCAGCCAGTCGTGGAACGCCCAGCTGGCGCAGAGCGGAGCCGAGGTCACCGCCCGCAACACGGCCTGGAACGGCGCCCTCGCCCCCGGCGCGCAGGCCACCTTCGGCTTCCTCGGCAGCACCGCCGGGAGCACGAACGTGGGGGCGGTGAGCTGCACCGCCACCTGA